In Euphorbia lathyris chromosome 9, ddEupLath1.1, whole genome shotgun sequence, the following are encoded in one genomic region:
- the LOC136205927 gene encoding protein BONZAI 3: protein MGGCFSGDVKGGKQAIGGAQPRPTDLPDNAANNDAVDFFFRSRGAPALFTQIELSLSASKLLDRDITSKSDPMAVVYIKKSDGKLEEVGRTEVILNNLNPSWIEKITIAYRFEIVQQLVFHIYDVDTEYHNKPVKSVKLNDQQFLGEASCVLSEVVTKQNRTLTLNLQNRNRNGLSRNLGTLTINAEETVASRSAIELTFRCSSLENKDLLSLSDPFLRISRMVENGGSIPICKTEVVNNNLNPVWKTVHLSMQQFASKENPLVIECFDFNSSGNHVLIGKLQKSVADLENLYRERTGANFLLPSRRGRGHDKVLKGQLFVDHFLEKEQYSFLDYISSGFELNFMVAVDFTASNGNPRSSDSLHYIDPSGCLNSYQRAIMEVGEVIQFYDSDRRFPAWGFGGTTPTGVSHCFNLNGSPTDFEVDGVGGIMAAYASALNNVSLAGPTLFGKVIDTAAQVATQSLSTGNKYFVLLIITDGVLTDLQETKNALVKASDLPLSVLIVGVGAADFTQMEILDADEGCRLESSTGRVATRDIVQFVPMREVHSGQISVVQALLEELPGQFLSYMRCRDIKPLSVHGT, encoded by the exons CTATCTCTATCAGCTTCAAAGTTACTTGATCGTGACATCACATCAAAG AGTGATCCAATGGCAGTTGTGTACATAAAGAAAAGTGATGGGAAGCTTGAGGAAGTTGGTCGAACTGaagttattttaaacaatttaaatcCTTCTTGGATTGAAAAGATTACGATTGCTTATCGTTTTGAGATTGTGCAACAACTAGT CTTTCACATCTATGATGTAGATACTGAATATCATAATAAACCTGTGAAG TCCGTGAAGTTGAACGATCAACAATTTTTGGGAGAAGCCAGTTGTGTTCTCTCAGAG GTAGTAACCAAACAAAACAGAACTTTAACCCTGAATCTCCAAAATAGGAACAGGAATGGCCTTTCGAGAAATTTAGGAACACTCACGATAAATGCTGAGGAAACTGTTGCTTCCAGGAGTGCCATTGAGTTAACATTCCGTTGTTCCAGTTTGGAGAATAAGGATCTTTTATCTTTAAGT GACCCTTTCTTGAGGATATCTCGAATGGTTGAAAATGGAGGGTCAATACCAATATGCAAGACTGAGGTAGTGAATAATAATTTAAATCCAGTTTGGAAGACCGTACATCTGAGTATGCAGCAGTTTGCAAGCAAG GAAAACCCACTGGTTATTGAGTGTTTTGATTTTAACAGCAGTGGGAATCATGTTCTTATTGG GAAGCTTCAAAAATCAGTAGCTGACCTGGAAAATCTTTACAGAGAAAGGACTGGTGCAAACTTTTTACTACCTTCTCGTCGAGGACGAGGTCACGACAAG GTCCTGAAGGGTCAGCTGTTTGTTGACCATTTTTTGGAGAAGGAACAGTACAGCTTTCTTGATTATATTTCTAGTGGCTTTGAGCTAAACTTTATGGTTGCTGTTGACTTCACAG CATCCAATGGAAATCCTCGAAGTTCAGATTCCCTGCACTATATTGATCCTTCAGGGTGTTTGAATTCTTATCAGCGG GCTATAATGGAGGTGGGGGAGGTAATACAATTTTATGATTCAGATAGACGTTTTCCTGCATGGGGCTTCGGTGGGACAACGCCTACTGGTGTATCACATTGTTTCAACTTGAATGGAAGTCCTACTGACTTCGAG GTGGATGGTGTTGGAGGAATCATGGCTGCGTATGCATCTGCGCTGAACAATGTTTCTCTGGCTGGACCTACTTTATTTGGCAAAGTAATTGACACAGCTGCACAAGTTGCTACTCAGTCTCTCTCAACTGGAAACAAATACTTTGTCTTGCTAATCATAACG GATGGAGTCCTGACAGATCTTCAAGAAACTAAGAATGCATTGGTGAAGGCATCTGATCTTCCACTGTCAGTTCTTATAGTTGGAGTAGGAGCAGCAGACTTTACACAAATGGAG ATACTTGATGCTGATGAAGGATGTAGATTAGAGAGTTCTACTGGTAGAGTGGCTACAAGAGATATAGTACAATTCGTTCCAATGCGAGAAGTGCACA GTGGACAGATATCTGTGGTTCAAGCCCTTTTGGAAGAGCTGCCCGGACAGTTTCTGTCGTATATGCGGTGTAGAGATATTAAACCACTTTCTGTTCATGGAACTTGA